AGCAGCAGCAGGGTGCCGGCGATCAGGAACACCACGGTCGACGTCATCAGGCGCGGACGTACCCGGATGTATCGCCACGGACGCCAATGGTAGCGATGCACGGTGTCCGGTCCCGTGGGTGTCGGCCCGATCGGCGAATTCATGGATGAACCGTGCTCCTGTGGTTGATCGGCCATGGTGACCTCAGGCCAGAAGATCAGCGTAGCCGGGATGACGCCGAAGCCATGCCGCTATATAGCTGCAGGCAGACACCACCTTCCACCCCGCCGTGCGCGCGGCATCCATCGCCGCCTGCGCCAGCTCGCCAGCCAGGCCGCGTCCAGCTACTACCGAAGGCACCGCCGTGTGGACGATCGTCATGACCTGGCCATCCAGCACATAGTCCAGCTCGCAGCGTTGGCCGTCCACGTGCATCTCGAACCGGCACGCCTGGGCGTCATGTGGATATCGGATTTCACCAGCCGGTCCGCCTGGCTTCGGGCACAAGCGCGCAGCATACGACGCGCTTGGCGAAAAGAGTCGTGAAACATCGTCCACGAGCTTTTCGCACGTCCTGCACGGGTCCCGCATCATCCTCAAATCATTCGCCTTGAAACGGAGGCAGCAATGATCAAGCGATCCGCATCCGCAACCTGGACCGGCGGATTGGAGAACGGGAAAGGGCGCGTGTCCACCCAGACCGGCGTCCTGCGCAACGCGCCCTACGGATGCCGCTCCCGCTTCGGCAACGGCCCGGGAACCAGTCCCGAGGAATTGCTGGCGGCCGCACATGCCGGCTGCTACTCGATGGCACTGGCACATGACCTGGAAAGCGCCGGCACCCCAGCCACGCGCATCGAGACCCATGCCGAAGTCACGCTGGAACATCGCGACGACGGCTTTACCATCGCCGCCGTGCACCTTGCCTGTCGCGCCCATGTCCCTGACATCGACATGGGTCTGTTCGAGCAGATCGCGCAGGCGACCCGGTTCGGCTGCCCACTGTCGAAAGCGCTGAACGCGCGCATCA
This window of the Dyella sp. A6 genome carries:
- a CDS encoding GNAT family N-acetyltransferase, whose product is MHVDGQRCELDYVLDGQVMTIVHTAVPSVVAGRGLAGELAQAAMDAARTAGWKVVSACSYIAAWLRRHPGYADLLA
- a CDS encoding OsmC family protein, which gives rise to MIKRSASATWTGGLENGKGRVSTQTGVLRNAPYGCRSRFGNGPGTSPEELLAAAHAGCYSMALAHDLESAGTPATRIETHAEVTLEHRDDGFTIAAVHLACRAHVPDIDMGLFEQIAQATRFGCPLSKALNARITLDASLDG